One part of the Desulfovibrio aminophilus DSM 12254 genome encodes these proteins:
- a CDS encoding DVU_1551 family NTP transferase, whose amino-acid sequence MRLAALVLAAGLSSRMGRLKPLLPLGDASLLGRAARLFHAAGIADILAVTGHRADEVRGEAGRLGLRSVHNPDFETGMFSSVQTGLEALPPGLDGVFVLPVDIPLVRPATVRRLIKRLPESPAQVLVPAFDGEPGHPPLLRPAAVDAALAWTGAGGLRGALATLDVEPLEVADAGVLFDLDTPEAYAEALRRWERRDVPTRAEALALLRLHRAGERGLAHAQGVARAALALGRALAAAGLSLDLELLEVAALLHDIAKGSQEHEKEGGMLLADLGYAPVAEIVAAHRDIDPAGMERPGERELVYLADKLVRGQERVNVEQRFQEKLDRFAGNPEAVTAITRRREHALAMRALVERVAGRSLDAILDGEGPWD is encoded by the coding sequence ATGCGCCTGGCCGCCCTGGTCCTGGCCGCCGGGCTGTCCTCGCGCATGGGCCGCCTCAAGCCCTTGCTGCCCCTGGGGGACGCGAGCCTCCTGGGCCGCGCGGCCCGGCTCTTCCACGCCGCCGGAATCGCGGACATTCTGGCCGTGACCGGGCACCGCGCCGACGAGGTGCGCGGGGAGGCCGGACGCCTGGGACTGCGGAGCGTGCATAACCCGGATTTCGAGACCGGCATGTTCTCCTCGGTCCAGACGGGCCTGGAGGCCCTGCCGCCGGGCCTGGACGGAGTGTTCGTCCTGCCGGTGGACATTCCCCTGGTCCGGCCCGCCACGGTGCGCCGCCTCATTAAACGGCTGCCGGAGTCCCCGGCCCAGGTGCTGGTCCCCGCCTTCGACGGCGAGCCAGGGCACCCGCCCCTGCTCCGCCCGGCGGCCGTGGACGCGGCCCTGGCCTGGACCGGCGCGGGCGGCCTTCGCGGGGCCCTGGCCACCCTGGATGTGGAGCCGCTGGAGGTGGCCGACGCGGGCGTGCTCTTCGACCTGGACACGCCCGAGGCCTATGCCGAGGCGCTGCGCCGCTGGGAACGGCGGGACGTGCCCACCCGGGCCGAAGCCCTGGCCCTGCTCCGGCTGCATCGGGCCGGGGAACGCGGCCTGGCCCATGCCCAGGGCGTGGCCCGCGCGGCCCTGGCCTTGGGCCGGGCGCTCGCGGCGGCCGGGCTGTCCCTGGACCTCGAACTGCTGGAGGTGGCGGCCCTGCTTCACGACATCGCCAAGGGCTCGCAGGAGCACGAGAAGGAGGGCGGCATGCTTCTGGCCGACCTCGGCTACGCGCCCGTGGCCGAAATCGTGGCCGCGCACCGAGACATCGACCCCGCCGGGATGGAACGGCCCGGGGAGCGCGAACTCGTCTACCTGGCCGACAAGCTCGTACGCGGCCAGGAGCGCGTGAACGTGGAGCAGCGCTTCCAGGAAAAGCTGGACCGCTTCGCCGGGAACCCCGAGGCCGTGACAGCCATCACACGGCGGCGGGAACACGCCCTGGCCATGCGGGCCCTGGTGGAGCGCGTCGCGGGCCGGAGCCTGGACGCCATCCTGGACGGAGAGGGACCGTGGGACTGA
- a CDS encoding XdhC family aldehyde oxidoreductase maturation factor, translated as MQRLLSILNQRLAAGEPVVSATIATHEGSTPRSAGSKMLRFADGGMAGTVGGGLVEAQVLEAMREVTTGGAPALLSFELTGEMAAGADMVCGGRLRVFLERIAPEDAPLFTELEAHLARGERCLLLTADNGGARSLLLPDGTRGAALPEDAARQARERGSGILAPVLLECGDAAWFLEPWAAPSVLLIVGAGHVSRPTAQVAALAGFQVTVLDDRPEFANRERFPWAREIAVLDGFENCFTGRAPGPDASVVIVTRGHLFDKTALGQALRTPAGYIGMIGSRRKRRAVYDQLLSEGFTLADLERVHCPIGLSIEAETPEEIAVSIVAELIQARAARREA; from the coding sequence ATGCAACGACTTTTGAGTATTCTGAACCAGCGGCTCGCGGCCGGAGAACCCGTGGTTTCGGCCACCATCGCCACGCATGAGGGGTCCACGCCCCGTTCGGCGGGCTCCAAGATGCTCCGCTTCGCGGACGGCGGCATGGCCGGAACCGTGGGCGGCGGGCTGGTGGAGGCCCAGGTCCTGGAGGCCATGCGCGAGGTCACGACCGGCGGTGCGCCCGCGCTGCTCTCCTTCGAGCTCACCGGCGAGATGGCCGCCGGGGCGGACATGGTCTGCGGCGGCAGGCTGCGGGTCTTCCTGGAACGCATCGCGCCGGAGGACGCCCCGCTGTTCACGGAACTGGAGGCGCATCTGGCGCGGGGCGAACGCTGCCTGCTGCTCACCGCCGACAACGGCGGCGCGCGCAGCCTGCTCCTCCCGGACGGGACGCGGGGCGCGGCCCTGCCCGAAGACGCCGCGCGCCAAGCCCGCGAGCGCGGGTCGGGCATCCTGGCCCCGGTGCTGCTGGAATGCGGGGACGCGGCCTGGTTCCTGGAACCCTGGGCCGCGCCCTCCGTCCTGCTCATCGTCGGCGCGGGACACGTCTCCCGGCCAACGGCCCAGGTGGCGGCCCTGGCGGGCTTCCAGGTCACGGTCCTGGACGACCGGCCGGAGTTCGCCAACCGCGAACGCTTTCCCTGGGCCAGGGAGATCGCCGTGCTGGACGGCTTCGAGAACTGCTTCACGGGCCGCGCGCCCGGGCCGGACGCCTCGGTGGTCATCGTCACGCGCGGACACCTCTTCGACAAGACCGCGCTCGGACAGGCCCTGCGCACCCCGGCGGGCTACATCGGCATGATCGGCTCGCGCCGCAAGCGCCGGGCCGTGTACGACCAGCTCCTGTCCGAGGGCTTCACCCTCGCCGACCTGGAGCGTGTGCACTGCCCCATCGGCCTGTCCATCGAGGCCGAGACCCCGGAGGAGATCGCCGTGAGCATCGTGGCCGAGCTCATCCAGGCCCGGGCCGCGCGGAGGGAGGCCTGA
- a CDS encoding DVU_1553 family AMP-dependent CoA ligase — protein MRRTPLDAWIAARLGLPDLAPDAVEARQLEALRRTLAHAARHSPFHRQRLADLPPGFPARRADMAALPLTTAEDLAARGEAMLCVSGGEIARVVTLETSGTSGPPKRLFFTPEDIEATLDFFAVGMSTLAGAGDAVLVLLPGRRPDGVADLLARALPRIAARAVLPPESWTAGDLVRLMKREGVTRMVAAPSQLRGLLDDAEFSRAARARLAALLSSAEPLDAGLRADLERAWGCEVFDHWGMTETGWGGGVECAAHAGYHPRMADLFLEVIDPLTAAPLPLGEPGELVLSTLNRRGMPLIRYRTGDAARLLPGPCPCGCPLPRLETVPGRIEPHGAGWRTVHPRKGKRCICNDF, from the coding sequence ATGCGGCGCACGCCTTTGGACGCCTGGATCGCCGCCCGCCTGGGCCTCCCGGACCTCGCCCCCGATGCCGTGGAGGCCCGGCAATTGGAAGCCTTGCGGCGAACGCTGGCCCACGCCGCGCGCCACAGCCCCTTTCACCGGCAACGGCTGGCCGACCTGCCGCCCGGGTTCCCGGCCCGGCGCGCGGACATGGCCGCCCTGCCCCTGACCACGGCGGAGGACCTGGCCGCGCGCGGCGAGGCCATGCTCTGCGTCTCCGGCGGCGAAATCGCCCGGGTGGTCACGCTGGAAACCTCAGGCACCAGCGGCCCGCCCAAGCGCCTCTTCTTCACCCCGGAGGACATCGAGGCCACGCTGGATTTCTTCGCCGTGGGCATGTCCACCCTCGCCGGAGCCGGGGACGCGGTCCTCGTGCTCCTGCCGGGCCGCCGCCCGGACGGGGTGGCCGACCTGCTGGCCCGCGCCCTGCCGCGCATCGCGGCCCGGGCCGTGCTTCCGCCGGAGTCCTGGACCGCCGGGGATCTGGTCCGGCTCATGAAACGCGAGGGCGTGACGCGCATGGTGGCCGCGCCCAGCCAACTGCGGGGACTCCTCGATGACGCCGAATTCTCCCGGGCCGCCCGGGCGCGGCTCGCGGCCCTGCTCTCCAGCGCCGAACCCCTGGACGCGGGTCTGCGCGCGGACCTGGAACGCGCCTGGGGCTGCGAGGTCTTCGACCACTGGGGCATGACCGAGACGGGCTGGGGTGGAGGGGTGGAATGCGCGGCCCATGCGGGCTATCATCCGCGCATGGCCGACCTCTTCCTGGAAGTGATCGATCCGCTCACGGCCGCGCCCCTGCCGCTTGGCGAACCGGGCGAGCTGGTGCTGAGCACCCTGAACCGGCGCGGCATGCCGCTCATCCGCTACCGCACCGGCGACGCGGCGCGGCTGCTGCCCGGGCCCTGTCCCTGCGGCTGCCCCCTGCCCCGGCTGGAGACCGTGCCGGGGCGCATCGAACCGCATGGCGCCGGGTGGCGCACGGTCCACCCGCGCAAAGGAAAAAGATGCATATGCAACGACTTTTGA
- the trsS gene encoding radical SAM (seleno)protein TrsS, with protein MAEILGRTESLCPVCLKRLPAVRILEDGTVFLARTCPDHGEFKVAVWRGKPDLERWRRPKTPSRPERPQTPANQGCPLDCGLCPEHGQHTCTALVEITQACDLGCPVCFASSGAANAPEPTLEALAARLTALRRVAGRCNVQISGGEPATRDDLPAIVAAARSADFALVQINSNGLRLAREPEFARALADAGLDSVFLQFDGSDSACAALRGRPLLAEKLQAIDACAEAGLGVILVPTLVPGINDAELGHILDLGLSNSPTVRGVHFQPAASFGRFPWTPERPRLTLPEVLTALVAQSHGLLRAEDFHPPCCEHEMCSFSAQFRLKGGRLIPLSQGGSCCSPGQPLEAREGAMQSRSITARQWAAPDQPRAPRTGADDFERFLAGFSTRDRFSVSCMAFQDAWTVDLERVRGCCIHVAEADGRRIPFCLYNLTSAEGRTLYRGRC; from the coding sequence ATGGCCGAAATCCTCGGCCGCACGGAAAGCCTCTGTCCGGTCTGCCTGAAGCGCCTGCCCGCCGTGCGCATCCTGGAGGACGGCACGGTGTTCCTCGCCCGGACCTGCCCGGATCACGGCGAATTCAAGGTCGCGGTCTGGCGCGGCAAGCCGGACCTGGAGCGCTGGCGCCGGCCCAAGACGCCCTCCCGGCCGGAACGCCCGCAGACGCCCGCGAACCAAGGCTGCCCCCTGGATTGCGGACTCTGCCCGGAACACGGCCAGCACACCTGCACGGCCCTGGTGGAAATCACCCAGGCCTGCGACCTGGGCTGCCCGGTCTGCTTCGCGTCCTCGGGCGCGGCGAACGCGCCGGAGCCCACGCTGGAGGCCCTGGCCGCCCGGCTGACGGCCCTGCGCCGGGTGGCCGGGCGTTGCAATGTCCAGATTTCCGGCGGCGAACCCGCCACCCGCGACGACCTGCCCGCCATCGTGGCCGCCGCCCGGAGCGCGGACTTCGCCCTGGTCCAGATCAACAGCAACGGCCTGCGCCTGGCCCGGGAGCCGGAATTCGCCCGCGCCCTGGCCGACGCCGGGCTGGACTCGGTCTTCCTCCAGTTCGACGGTTCCGACAGCGCCTGCGCCGCCCTGCGCGGCCGTCCGTTGCTGGCGGAAAAGCTCCAGGCCATCGATGCCTGCGCCGAGGCCGGGCTGGGCGTGATCCTGGTGCCCACCTTGGTCCCGGGAATCAACGACGCGGAGTTGGGGCACATCCTAGACCTGGGACTGTCCAACAGCCCAACGGTGCGGGGCGTGCACTTCCAGCCCGCCGCCAGCTTCGGCCGCTTCCCCTGGACCCCGGAACGGCCGCGCCTGACCCTGCCCGAGGTGCTCACGGCCCTGGTGGCCCAGTCCCACGGTCTGCTCCGGGCCGAGGACTTCCACCCGCCCTGCTGCGAACACGAGATGTGTTCTTTCAGCGCCCAGTTCCGGTTGAAAGGTGGGCGGCTCATCCCTTTGTCCCAGGGCGGCTCCTGCTGCTCCCCGGGCCAGCCCCTGGAAGCCCGCGAAGGCGCGATGCAGTCTCGCTCGATCACGGCCCGCCAGTGGGCCGCGCCGGACCAGCCCCGCGCACCCCGGACCGGGGCCGACGACTTCGAACGCTTCCTGGCCGGATTCTCCACCCGCGACCGCTTCAGCGTCTCCTGCATGGCCTTCCAGGACGCCTGGACCGTGGATCTGGAGCGGGTGCGCGGCTGCTGCATCCACGTGGCCGAGGCCGACGGGCGGCGCATCCCCTTCTGCCTCTACAACCTCACCTCGGCCGAGGGCCGGACGCTCTACCGGGGGCGCTGCTGA
- a CDS encoding DVU_1555 family C-GCAxxG-C-C protein, producing MSDILLDILPLAGKGYCCSQILGLLALRAQGRENPDLIRSLSGLCHGMGQSGGACGILSGGCCVLGLYLGKGSDDEAPLEQAELAVATFVDWFTERAVPQYGGITCAAILGDDGGKPDVSRCGQLLADAWARILLLLTEQGLDPAVPREE from the coding sequence ATGAGCGACATCCTTCTCGACATCCTGCCCCTGGCGGGCAAAGGATACTGCTGCAGCCAAATTCTCGGCCTCCTGGCCCTGCGCGCCCAGGGCCGCGAAAACCCGGACCTCATCCGCTCCCTGAGCGGCCTGTGCCACGGCATGGGCCAGAGCGGCGGCGCCTGCGGCATCCTCAGCGGCGGCTGCTGCGTGCTTGGACTCTACCTGGGCAAGGGATCGGACGACGAAGCGCCCCTGGAGCAGGCCGAACTGGCGGTCGCCACCTTCGTGGACTGGTTCACCGAGCGCGCCGTGCCGCAATACGGCGGCATCACCTGCGCGGCCATCCTGGGCGACGATGGCGGCAAGCCGGACGTCTCCCGCTGCGGCCAACTCCTGGCCGACGCCTGGGCCCGCATCCTCCTGCTTCTGACCGAACAGGGCCTGGACCCGGCCGTGCCCAGGGAGGAATGA
- the trsM gene encoding DVU_1556 family methyltransferase, translated as MSEVVRPLYEHPAFQEASGPALRPGGAELTARGLDLCGFGPGDRVTDLGCGPGATLGLLTGRGLRALGLDASAEFLARARAEQPGTPLLRARVEALPLADGGLDGLCCECVLSTLADPGPVLAEMARTLRSGGRLLLSDLYVRRPGAAGGIAGCAAGARPLEDMEGLLRRHGLRPLHVEDHSRALSELAGRLIFQHGSLDALRNLTGGGGCGRRDPRDLGYCLIIAAKEAS; from the coding sequence GTGAGCGAGGTCGTCCGGCCCCTGTACGAACACCCGGCCTTCCAGGAGGCCAGCGGCCCGGCCCTGCGTCCCGGAGGCGCGGAACTCACCGCGCGCGGCCTGGATTTGTGCGGCTTCGGCCCCGGGGACCGGGTGACGGACCTGGGCTGCGGCCCGGGCGCGACCCTCGGCCTGCTCACCGGCCGGGGCCTGCGCGCCCTGGGCCTGGACGCCTCGGCGGAATTCCTCGCCAGGGCCCGCGCCGAACAGCCCGGAACGCCCCTGCTGCGGGCGCGGGTGGAGGCCCTGCCCCTGGCCGACGGCGGCCTGGACGGCCTGTGCTGCGAATGCGTGCTCTCGACCCTGGCCGACCCCGGCCCGGTCCTGGCCGAGATGGCCCGGACGCTGCGCTCCGGCGGCCGCCTGCTTCTCAGCGACCTCTACGTCCGCCGCCCCGGCGCGGCGGGCGGCATCGCGGGCTGCGCCGCCGGAGCCCGCCCCCTGGAGGACATGGAAGGCCTCCTGCGGCGGCACGGCCTGCGGCCGCTCCACGTGGAGGACCACAGCCGGGCCCTGAGCGAACTGGCCGGACGGCTCATCTTCCAACACGGCTCCCTGGACGCCCTGCGGAACCTGACCGGAGGCGGCGGATGCGGCCGCCGCGATCCCCGTGACCTGGGCTACTGCCTCATCATCGCCGCAAAGGAGGCCTCATGA
- a CDS encoding pyridine nucleotide-disulfide oxidoreductase/dicluster-binding protein, translating into MEQQELRAWEQRCIQEELPWCQAACPLRVDVRAFLERMAKGDPAGARKVLERSMPLSGVLGRLCEHPCETVCKRAEAGDALAVGDLERACVGSAPAGAKPTVLPSRSKRAAVLGGGLAALVCAWDLLRKGYGVTFLVADDALGGRLRDLPESRLPKAAMEEELARVLALKPEVRAGQSLDAVLLDQALSEFAAVFADLSEVPGLARDDRAAVDPVTLAGDRSGFFLGGFSAPSGVSFIDQAADGRRAASSMDRHMSGVSLTAAREKEGPCETRLFTNLAGIAPLSRVAPAAPDNGYAPEEATQEAARCLNCQCMECVRVCAYLERHKGYPKKYARQVYNNAAIVKGLHEANRLINSCSLCGLCAEVCPEGFAMADLCLEARRDMVARGKMPPSAHEFALEDMAFNNGPDFALTLPGPDGACAHVFFPGCQLAASHPHHVRSVFEHLRAALSGGVGLMLRCCGIPAHWAGREDLFTEAQVAFRAQWEGLGRPRIVAACSSCLDILRRRSPDLPAVSLWEILAETGLSETPGAPAPNAPLAVHDPCTTRHDETARAAVRGLLDRCGVAREELPLSGRLTECCGYGGLMSNVDPDLAHEVAARRAAASPLDYVASCAMCRDRLAAEGKRAYHVLDFIFPGGPDDPAAAPAPGFSARHAARAGLRRELAREYLGQAGEAEPGPELRIAPEVLARMEERHILVEDVRRALAHAEASGRVFRETGGERLLAPHRPRNVTYWLEYAREGEAFRVLGAWRHRMEVRPGAGAAGLKVDQTYTPDSGRWSCGHDALEPRPVEATYLGSSFNISLLACPECGLCLVPESLALGRMAEVERLLEDK; encoded by the coding sequence ATGGAGCAACAGGAACTGAGGGCCTGGGAACAGCGCTGCATCCAGGAAGAGCTGCCCTGGTGCCAGGCGGCCTGCCCGCTGCGCGTGGACGTGCGCGCCTTTCTCGAACGCATGGCCAAGGGCGACCCGGCCGGGGCCCGCAAGGTGTTGGAGCGGAGCATGCCCCTGTCCGGCGTCCTGGGCAGGCTCTGCGAGCATCCTTGCGAAACGGTCTGCAAGCGCGCCGAGGCGGGCGACGCCCTGGCCGTCGGCGACCTGGAGCGAGCCTGCGTGGGCTCCGCTCCCGCCGGGGCCAAACCCACGGTCCTGCCCTCCCGGAGCAAGCGCGCCGCAGTACTCGGCGGCGGCCTCGCCGCCCTGGTCTGCGCCTGGGACCTGTTGCGCAAGGGCTACGGCGTGACCTTCCTCGTCGCCGACGACGCCCTCGGCGGCCGTCTGCGCGACCTGCCCGAATCCCGGCTCCCCAAGGCCGCCATGGAGGAGGAACTCGCCCGCGTCCTGGCCCTCAAGCCCGAGGTCCGCGCCGGCCAATCCCTGGACGCGGTCTTGCTGGACCAAGCCCTGTCCGAATTCGCGGCCGTGTTCGCGGACCTCTCCGAGGTTCCCGGCCTGGCCCGTGACGACCGCGCGGCCGTGGATCCCGTGACCCTGGCCGGGGATCGTTCCGGCTTCTTTCTGGGCGGGTTTTCCGCGCCCAGCGGCGTGTCTTTCATCGACCAGGCCGCCGACGGCCGCCGCGCCGCCTCGTCCATGGACCGGCACATGAGCGGCGTCTCGCTCACCGCCGCCCGCGAGAAAGAAGGCCCCTGCGAGACGCGCCTATTCACGAACCTCGCCGGGATCGCGCCCCTGTCCCGGGTTGCCCCGGCGGCTCCCGATAACGGCTACGCCCCGGAGGAGGCCACCCAGGAGGCCGCGCGTTGCCTGAACTGCCAGTGCATGGAGTGCGTGCGGGTCTGCGCCTATCTCGAACGCCACAAAGGCTACCCCAAGAAATACGCCCGCCAGGTCTACAACAACGCGGCCATCGTCAAGGGCCTGCACGAGGCCAACCGCCTGATCAATTCCTGCAGCCTCTGCGGCCTGTGCGCGGAGGTCTGCCCCGAGGGCTTCGCCATGGCCGACCTCTGTCTGGAGGCCCGGCGCGACATGGTGGCCCGGGGCAAGATGCCGCCCTCGGCCCACGAATTCGCCCTAGAGGACATGGCCTTCAACAACGGCCCGGACTTCGCCCTGACCCTGCCCGGGCCGGACGGCGCGTGCGCCCACGTCTTCTTTCCCGGCTGCCAGCTGGCGGCCTCGCACCCGCACCACGTGCGCTCGGTCTTCGAACACCTTCGCGCCGCACTCTCCGGCGGCGTGGGGCTCATGCTGCGCTGCTGCGGCATCCCGGCCCACTGGGCCGGGCGCGAGGACCTCTTCACCGAGGCCCAGGTCGCGTTCCGGGCCCAGTGGGAAGGCCTGGGGCGGCCGCGCATCGTGGCGGCCTGCTCCTCCTGCCTGGACATCCTCCGTCGCCGCTCGCCGGACCTGCCCGCGGTTTCGCTCTGGGAGATCCTGGCCGAAACCGGCCTGTCAGAAACGCCGGGCGCGCCCGCGCCGAACGCGCCTCTGGCCGTGCACGACCCCTGCACAACGCGCCACGACGAGACCGCCCGCGCGGCCGTGCGCGGCCTGCTGGACCGTTGCGGCGTGGCCCGCGAGGAACTGCCCCTGTCCGGCCGCCTCACCGAATGCTGCGGCTACGGCGGGCTCATGTCCAACGTGGACCCGGACCTGGCCCACGAGGTGGCCGCCCGGCGCGCGGCCGCGAGCCCCTTGGATTACGTGGCCTCCTGCGCCATGTGCCGTGACCGGCTGGCCGCCGAGGGCAAGCGGGCTTACCACGTCCTGGATTTCATCTTCCCCGGCGGACCGGATGACCCGGCGGCCGCACCCGCCCCGGGGTTCTCGGCCCGCCACGCGGCACGCGCCGGGCTGCGGCGAGAACTGGCCCGGGAATACCTCGGCCAAGCCGGGGAGGCGGAACCCGGCCCGGAACTGCGCATCGCGCCCGAGGTCCTGGCCCGCATGGAGGAGCGGCACATCCTGGTGGAGGACGTCCGCCGCGCGCTGGCCCACGCCGAGGCCTCGGGACGCGTGTTCCGCGAGACCGGGGGCGAACGCCTCCTCGCGCCCCACCGGCCGCGCAACGTGACCTACTGGCTGGAATACGCCCGCGAGGGCGAGGCGTTCCGCGTCCTGGGAGCCTGGCGCCACCGCATGGAGGTGCGGCCGGGCGCGGGTGCGGCCGGGCTCAAGGTGGACCAGACCTACACCCCGGACTCGGGTCGATGGTCCTGCGGCCACGACGCCCTGGAGCCCCGGCCGGTGGAGGCGACCTATCTCGGCAGTTCCTTCAACATCTCGCTCCTGGCCTGCCCGGAGTGCGGACTCTGCCTCGTGCCCGAATCCCTGGCCCTGGGCCGCATGGCCGAGGTGGAGCGCCTGCTGGAGGACAAGTGA